In the Primulina tabacum isolate GXHZ01 chromosome 7, ASM2559414v2, whole genome shotgun sequence genome, taaacttaattaatttatcatatTCACATTATTCTGTTGGAAATTGTAGGCATCTGtataaaaagatgaaaaaatatAACAAGACCGACAAGTTTAAATTTGTGAATCCACACACGATCCCATACATGCCACATGTGATCAAACTTGACAAAAACGGTAAAATCGAACACTTGAATGAATGAACAAGTGTTTTGGCCGAAAGACTGAGTGGTGCATCAACAAATCAACTAGTTTTAGTGCCACATAATGTTGGGTGAGtcaaaattataatatcaaatttaatttattttctcgaCATTTTATTGAATTGTATGCACTAATTATGTGTTCTGTGCGAAGTTACCATTGGATTCTCACTATCATCGATCCTTACAAGGAGATGGTTTATTTGTTGGATTAACTTGGTCATCAAAACCGTTACGATGATTGGAAATATGTGGTGGATATGTAAgttaatattttgttttatgtcaaatttaatttagtgaataaaacaCTCATATGTTGACTGTTACTTATGTATGCAGGAGTGTAAGATTGTTTAATTCAAACAAGGAAAGGAAAGGGAAAAAACAAGCTATATGGGAAGTAGTAAAGGTATGCATGTGTACTTGTCATTAATTAACGTTTATTTCAATTTGTGTATCAATCACTAACAATTATTTTTAACATAGGGTCCAGGACAACCAGATTCGAAACAATGTggtttttatgttatgagatTTATGAGAGAAATGATTGAAAAAAATGCTACCAGTGAGAAGAACTCAATATCTTCAATTGTAATATTCAACATATTCTCAATATTCACAAATAATTGTGTATTTCTCATTTTTCAATGTCTTTATTGAttgttttttaattatattgtcATTGTGTTTGTTCATAGTTCATGAAAACAGAGTACTCTAAGGAAGAAATTGATGAAGTGCGATCTGAGTGGGCGGAATGCATACAAGATTATATTTATGAATAGGTATGCAAAGTATTGATTAAGTGCTTTGTGTTACGAATAGGTATGCGAAGTCTTGAACTGTATATTTGGTAACAATTCCAAGTAGGTTGACGAAACAGAGCTTGACGAAATAGTGCTTGTCAATATTAGTTTCACATTAGTTCTAGCTTCCTAGAACATAAATGTTATAGGTttgtgaattgatgttatgactttgtttcgagtatataaatgttgtttgtgttgtttggaaatttttgggatgtcctatttatgggaaggtcatgccgaaatttctattTTCTTCAGTATATACtagttatgactttattttgcgTATATAAATGTTTTTTGTGTACTCTTAATAATGTCAATATTGTTTGGATACTATCAAAGCTAGGCTGCAAAATTGATATCATTAACTAATTTGATATGTTCTATACAATGTCAAAATTCACTTAGCTTTCAAATTCCTTTGTGTGGGATATATTTATTATGGGAAAACAATTTATTATCGTCTCTATGCACCATTTGTGTTAGCTGCGTTTCCAGTGCATGTCTTTGCTTGCAATCTCATCTCTTACATGAGGTTTTAATGAGCTTTCTATGTGTGGATTATATGCCAGGGATGAAATGGCATGGGAAGGTTTTGATGCAGAAATGTTGATAAGGTTTGAGGAGATCGAGGCCGATGATGGCAAAAGATTGCAGTATATCCGTATTTTccgtttggaaaattttgatattgtgGGACTCTATTGCCACATTGCCACGTTGATGACGAACATGTATCAAGGTCAATTGCAGTACTAAATTcaaatttgtaaaattttgTTTATCGTTGGCATATTTTGGATGATGGATTTTGAACATAACATAGCCACGGATTTAACGtgctaaatattttattttcgattgttatttttggtttaattattattatatatattgtaaattaaaaaaatttaatacaataatttttacctaatgaaaaaaattattaaagacaacagtttttaattCTAGTGAAGAAAATttaaagacaacagttttaaatTGTTGTAGAGTCAACAAAACACTACGATTTTTAGGCGTTGCAAAACTATTGTCGTTGTTATAAAAAACAACGGTCCCAAAAGTGGCGAAACTTTGGTCGTTGATATATTATGACAACGGGTTAAAACCGTTGCAAAACTATTGTCAATCATGCTAAAATACAACGGTCTAAAACGTCGCGAAACTGTTGTCGTCGTTATTAAATAACAACGGTTTAAAATTGTTGCGAAACTGTTGTGGTTGGTGTTAAAGTACAACGGTTTAAAATCTTtgcaaaaccgttgtcgttggtagtaaaagacaacagtttaaaaccgttgtcgttgaaggcactttcaacaacactctcagttacaacagttttaaatgACCTACGATAACGGATAAAATCCGTTGTCGTTTTGCGTTTTTGTAGTAGTGCATGTATGCATTGTAAATACTTTTACCTTAAACTCTTTTCGAGGAACCAGGCTTCAACCTGTGAACTTTCTTAAGTATCGGTCCCATTCGTTTTGAAGCTCAATCGGGTTGTCGCTGAAATTCCAGATTCTTGTTCCATGCCCCATACTTGAGTGTGATCCCGGCATCCATTTAAGTAATTTATAAGCGAAAGAAGGCTGATACCGCACATTTTATCTAGTAGTCGTGCATGGGAATTTGTCAAATTTTGCGAGAATATGATGCACATCTCTCTTGGTGGTTGATCATAATAATGTAGGATTCCAAAGAAGGTCAGTAGTGCAAGAATTACCAAAAAATGTCAACTGGTGAGGGCTTTAATAGGCAAAGAAATTGGTAGTGGACCTTATATCCCATTATGTAGAGAAATTGGCAAGATTACAAATAATCacaattttatgttaaaatgcaAATTGCACGACTACTcaatattattcaaaattttaccCGAGTCGCTCAAGATGATAGATTTTCATCAAAGTTAAAAGtgaaaaaaattacattttcaaaaacttcttttattaaaaaatttcagtCGAGTGATCTATATGTATTATCTAATATTTGAAAACGAAATAAAATTACTCTCTCCAAATTCTCAACTATAAATCAAGCAAAAGAACTTCCTATATATATTTAAGGCAACAATAAATGAGTAGTGCCCGCCACAAATATACAACACTCAAAACTACATCATGATGGTGCACACGATTTTGTTTCATTTCCCATCATTATACTGCGAAGCCTACTTtgattttcctttttcttttctaAATGATTGACTTCCTTCTATTTCAAGGCTCAACAAATGAAAATCTTTTACACAATTAATGAATTAAATCTACATACTCTAATACATTTATTGGATATATGTGTTATATCTTTCTTAATGTAAGGACCATCTACTTTAACACATAAGATGATAGAACATCAACTGTCACAAAATTTAGGATAGAAAACGCGCATTTATTCATTATGCTCCAAATCCACCGTCCTATTGTGCGGGACcaactcctaatcgttattacaatacaatttgattagagttaattaattacagcgaaaaacgagtaaacattttttttacaatgagcccaaaacgtGTCAATTGTAATTATAATACttaaaatagtatataatataatttcgTCTCATCACGTCACAATATAAAACAAGCTCATACGTAATCCAAAACAACTACATACAAACAAACTCATATCCTCaagacatgccccggtatatagatacatatatatactgggaaagaCCACTAAACCtcagctcaaactgtgactccctccagaagcaccctctccggtctcctgatatcctggagtacctatCATTGTTCACACACAAAGAAAACAACAGCCTCATCTGGGGTGAGTAAAGCTCCGTATGCAACAACTACAATATacaccacaagtatctaaacaataatatatgatatgcaatgcatgtatgtcgtggaggtattaGATCAAAtgtccatccactgagcatataTCAGAATAAATCAAATCGCTAtaaaatcaatgctcgagctggctcaccagcctcaatcagggatacttgtatgatagcgtcgacaaagagccatcaaatcccaaatatCAATCAATCATTGGGGCCACTAttgactatgctttaagggccacataatgccaaacatagcattaaTTTTGTTAACAAACcccaaaatcaaatcaaatcataataGGTATCCAATggtcatagctcaacgtgtatgtcatgtatgccacatcaactcaacaaataaggtgttggaacttttcaagttcgcaatcttgattttggtgataacaaaacctgttaattatgttactaatgatctaccttagtgtgcagcatctaggatcacttaCGAAACGTTTACATCGCAAAAataaagacccaactgatcgcacaaaataattcagtctaactgattacgtcaattgagcagtccagctgattgtccagttgataggtaatTCAGCAAGAatacctcagaagcctggccagccgaaggagtgttcaactgatgaagaaacctaactgatcagtccaactgaacgagtgtgaatcagttcaactgacgagtcaactgatttcaccagcccaactgaaagatcagttcaactgaccagttcgaagcatcagttagaatctttcagttatggatgaagacaaactctctcaagtggaatccagctatacgtaaaggtacaaagccattatccagtcaaaggacaataatggacgttgtatcagtgcattaaagacaaaacgtttcagaaggtcAGTCGAAAAGTCTATACACAAAGcccaagaaacaaattcaagatgcaacggatacaataaatgaatCTCACTATACGATCAGGTTTTCCatctatataaagagaagatcagtgaagactcaaataACAGACAAcaaaagagagaaaagaaagggcacgcttcaaagtcgTATCAGCTtaaagagagaagcattcaCCCCAGTTGAGGGAACTCTTTACAGATATATCAGCTTAAATTAGAAgcgtatttccctcagtgtgtgagaacatcctgttTAGTtatcacacacaaacactctcatccactcaaatacaggcttgcacaaagacgttaaacttgtgtatgtagtctttgacacatagacgttaaagaagtgttggctggaaggtgctgccttcagtcgtagctaggagttcagtttaggcagtagtgtaagtcctagctgagtgggtttgtacaagtagttgtataaatcaaagtcttctagtggatcctatccgTGGAGATAGAAGGGATgatgtaggagcagttgaagtcttcgaacattcataaacatatcttgtgtatttaacttaTTAACTATtggtttcaaaattttttgatcagttggagtattcgtcagttcagttgtcaccataactgaactgaagaatGCAAATGTAaatgccctagaacttcttgcttgaaaatttgcggaaaattaaaaattttctttttaaaagaacttaagtggcctcattcataaattcactggtgaaacaagttcaatatttcaaaatattgcagcggaagaaataaattttgccaaaaatcacaatttaaaaatatccaacgactgataaaatgtttgcggaataaaataacaactgctgctctgaggtcctcgggtgccactattGCCgatccaagctggctcactggtccccgccctcggccctggcctcatcagtacctacaacaatcaagtctagtgagcctaaagactcagcatgcatatatcgcaggtaacgagtaaaaatctgaattaaaatatgcatgagttaacatatcatgtcctgaggcatgctgaaaataatctgtactgagcaattataatacgcgcataactgaactgataatcacagaaaaaatgtttgctccttggagtctgtactgaaataactgataaaattttctgttgagattatgttttacgcctgtggccactgcactaagctgaactgatcggtaactggctaccggggaggctgaaactgaactgagctggccggtcactggcgaccgggtggtaccatactgaactgatcggtcactggcgaccgtataaaataacactcccacatagtgaatgaaccacaagccatatcgcataaatctcaaaaacaatcattttctatttaatgcacgtaaaataattaactggcataatgaaaatgtcccgtaattttaccaactggattggattggatcgtccccaggctcgctgcaacctaactgtgtcatgaaaaatattcaatggataaaacttgaccaactatgcaatttacgttcaaaagatgcgactatgacgcctaatgacttcgcatttaatcatgactccgagccaacctgaaacgacaccgaaccgacgtatagtcatgattaaaatacgctgaaaaatcataaaataatgctcctaaaatgatagggtcgaaatctaggtggaatggaggccaaaacacgaaacgctctttcgagagtcaattgggcacatcgcaccgtaaattctcgtacgacctcaaaaatggtccaaatgacaaacggtcaaaaacatgaccttcctaactcaatgaagcactgttcagtccaagtccatgggctaaaagccgaccgagaactcgaacgagtctccgaaccgacacagcaacttgctgtaaaattccagcaactgtacaatcgtgtatcttgtgttgttttcgagactaccggccattggggcatgaaccaccgaccagcaactcttaccaacatcccagggagtgatttgaaccatggctaagggccctaggccagccacaatccgcgtcacaccaaaactcaaccgaaactccaaccgagaaccaacgtgcatgcgtgtgtagtgttttgcctagatcgatgtcttgcgtcgttccagaggccatttgattgaccatggcatgatctagacatataggggcatggtatgaaccgtggctatgggccataggccacggttcataccatgcccctataccaaccaagatccataccaagcaaccaaaaaccgaaaccatatgctgaaccaatgaagaagccgaatggggaaaggggctgttcttgttgatttgattaaaaccgatgcaccatggaccaagccaccaaaagggcgacttagtcacgtcttagaaattctaggggagtgatctaaccatggctaagagcccttagggcagccaagatcagatcaaaccctcatgacaggaaactgaaattttcgaacactattttctgcacctatggggcttgctgtcatttcggtttttccagcaagcatgggactgaaataaacATTCTAACATGGCcttaacatgtcctag is a window encoding:
- the LOC142550501 gene encoding uncharacterized protein LOC142550501 isoform X1, producing the protein MSVRLFNSNKERKGKKQAIWEVVKGPGQPDSKQCGFYVMRFMREMIEKNATSEKNSISSISTLRKKLMKCDLSGRNAYKIIFMNRDEMAWEGFDAEMLIRFEEIEADDGKRLQYIRIFRLENFDIVGLYCHIATLMTNMYQGQLQY
- the LOC142550501 gene encoding uncharacterized protein LOC142550501 isoform X2; translated protein: MSVRLFNSNKERKGKKQAIWEVVKSTLRKKLMKCDLSGRNAYKIIFMNRDEMAWEGFDAEMLIRFEEIEADDGKRLQYIRIFRLENFDIVGLYCHIATLMTNMYQGQLQY